The following nucleotide sequence is from Halorussus caseinilyticus.
GGGTAACGAGTATCCGCGTCAGACCGCGAAACAAATCGAACAAGGTAGTCGTCGAACTCGAAGCGAATTACTACCCCAGTGAAGTTCGACAGGTATCGGTAGAGTTCGAGGTACTGGTAGGCGGCGACTTCTTCGTCACGTACCGCGAGGTTTGGGAGCGGAAAGCCGACGATTATCGGTGTCGGTGGGACCGTCACGCGAACGACCACAACGCCCGAGACCACTTCCACGAACCGCCGGACGGCGAGCAGGCGGTAGACAGAGACGACTTTCCGAAGTATCCGTTCCGGATGACCGAACTGGTCCTTCGGTTCGTGGAGCGACGACGCGGACTCGCGTTCGAGGACCGACGACGCGACTGACGGCGTTCGACCGCCCGAGACCCCCCGATTTTCGCGCGCACCGCCGGTTCGCGCCGCCGCGTACCACCCGCGACGCCGACACTACGAACGTCCGGAAACCGACCTGACGAACGACGAATTTCTGGACGGAATACAACCTTATATCGCTATTATCCGATTTTAAACCGGACGACCGTCTACCGTAGACCCATTATTTTGTAAAATATCAACGCACAACCTTATGTACTGCTTTGCCGTCACACTATATCGTGAGCGAACACACGAACCAAGAGGAATTCGAGGTTTTCCTGAACAGTCGTCCAGACGATTTGGTGGTACTCCCGACGGAGGAGTCGGAATGATAGGCGCGCCGTTGCAGGTGGACCCCGGTTCGATAGCCAGCGGGGTCAACAACGTCTGGGTCCTGACAGTGACCTTCCTCATCTTCTTCATGCACGCCGGATTCGCCATGCTGGAGGCGGGGCAGGTCCGGTCGAAGAACGTCGCCAACCAGTTGACCAAGAACATGCTGACGTGGAGCGTGGGCGTCGTGGTCTACTTCCTCGTCGGCGCGGGCATCTCGTCGGTGGTCGGCGGGGCCGCCGACCCCTTCGCCTACGTCAACGGAGGGTCGGACTCGTGGATAGGCTGGCTGTTCGGCGCGGTGTTCGCCATGACCGCGGCGACCATCGTCTCCGGGGCGATTGCGGGCCGCGCGAAGCTCCGGGCCTACGTCACCTACACCGTCCTGCTGTCGGCGGTCATCTACCCCGTCGTCGTCGGCTTCACGTGGGCTGGCGGCTTCCTGACCGACATCGGGCCGGGCTTTCAGGACTTCGCGGGCGGCGTCATCGTCCACGGGATGGGCGGCATCGCGGGCCTGACCGCGGCGTGGATTCTCGGCCCGCGGATGGACCGCTACAACGACGACGGGTCGGTCAACGTCATCCCCGGTCACTCCGTGACCTTCGCGGTCCTCGGGACGCTCATCCTCTGTTTCGGCTGGTACGGCTTCAACGTCGGGACCGCCGCGAGCGTCTTCGTGGTCGAGAGCGGTAGCCTCGCGCTCGGCGCGTTCGCCGACACGGTGGGTCGCGTGGCGCTGACCACCACCCTCGGCATGGCCGCGGGCGCAATCGGTGCCGGGACCGTCTCGCTGGTCAAGACCGAGAAGGTGGACACCCTCTTCGTCGCCAACGGGATGCTCGCCGGACTCGTCGGCATCACCAGCAACACGAACGCGATTACGTGGACCGGCGCGCTGGTCGTCGGCCTGCTCGCTGGCGGCCAACTCCCGGTCGTCTTCGAGTTCGTGGAGAAGAAGCTCAAGATAGACGACGTGTGCGCCGTCTTCCCGGTTCACGGCTCCGCGGGCGTCCTCGGGGCGCTCCTGTTCCCGTTCTTCGCCATTCCCGGCTACGAAGTGAGCTTCCTCGCGCAGGCCATCGGCGTCGGCGTCATCGCCCTCTGGACGATAAGCGCGACCGGACTCGTCTTCGGCGTCCTCAAACTGCTCGGACAGGCCCGCGTCAGCCTCGAACACGAGCGCGAGGGTCTCGACATCGCCGAACACGGCGTGGACACCTACCCCGAGTTCGGCGGTCCCGACGTGGAAGGGAGCGCCGTCCGGACGGACGGCGCGGGCGGCCTGCGGGCCGACGGTGCGGGCGACCTGCCCAACGCGGGGCAAATCAAGATGGTCACGGCAGTCGTCCGCCCGGACCGCCTCAGCAACGTCAAGACCGCCCTCGCGCAGGTCGGCGCGCCGAGTCTCACGGTGACGAACGTCTCGGGTCGCGGGAGCCAACCCGCCAAGACCGGCCAGTGGCGCGGCGAGGAGTACACCGTGGACCTCCACCAGAAGGTGAAAGTCGAGTGCGTCGTCGCGGACGTGCCCGCCGACGAGGTGGTCGAAGCGATTCGTGACGCCGCCGACACCGGCGAACCCGGCGACGGCAAAATCTTCGTGATGCCCGTCGAGGACGCCTGTCAGGTTCGGACCGGTGTCCGCGGGACCGAAGCGGTGTAAAGAGCAGTCGCTGGTGGGTTCGTCTTCTCTTCCGTTCTCGAAAAAATGACCGACAGTCGGGTTACGACAGGTTGTTGTTGTCGATGTAGTTGCGCACGGAGTTGGTCGCACAGCTACTGGTGAAGTCGGTGATTATCTCCGTGTTCCCGCCGTCGGTACACGAAACGCCGTCCCAGCTGTACATGATGGAGATGTAGTCGTAGTAGTTGCGGTTCGAGTACGTACTCACGTCCGAGGGGTGTTCGGCGTTGAAGGTGTGGAGTAGCTCGTGGAAACCGACGCCCTCGGACTCAACGTTCGAGAGTTCCGTGGGGAGG
It contains:
- a CDS encoding ammonium transporter, with translation MIGAPLQVDPGSIASGVNNVWVLTVTFLIFFMHAGFAMLEAGQVRSKNVANQLTKNMLTWSVGVVVYFLVGAGISSVVGGAADPFAYVNGGSDSWIGWLFGAVFAMTAATIVSGAIAGRAKLRAYVTYTVLLSAVIYPVVVGFTWAGGFLTDIGPGFQDFAGGVIVHGMGGIAGLTAAWILGPRMDRYNDDGSVNVIPGHSVTFAVLGTLILCFGWYGFNVGTAASVFVVESGSLALGAFADTVGRVALTTTLGMAAGAIGAGTVSLVKTEKVDTLFVANGMLAGLVGITSNTNAITWTGALVVGLLAGGQLPVVFEFVEKKLKIDDVCAVFPVHGSAGVLGALLFPFFAIPGYEVSFLAQAIGVGVIALWTISATGLVFGVLKLLGQARVSLEHEREGLDIAEHGVDTYPEFGGPDVEGSAVRTDGAGGLRADGAGDLPNAGQIKMVTAVVRPDRLSNVKTALAQVGAPSLTVTNVSGRGSQPAKTGQWRGEEYTVDLHQKVKVECVVADVPADEVVEAIRDAADTGEPGDGKIFVMPVEDACQVRTGVRGTEAV